The proteins below come from a single Rhodospirillales bacterium genomic window:
- a CDS encoding ATP-binding protein: MSDIELLPLLRRIAEALERRAPPKPRSAALTEADAFVWHAEGERLESVARVNRVELQLLRGIDRQAALLLDNTRRFAQGLPANNALLWGARGTGKSSLIKAVHAQVNDEKKGALALVEIHREEIPSLPALLARLRDETRRCILFCDDLSFDSGDASYKSLKAVLEGGIEGRPDNVIFYATSNRRHLMPRDMIENERSTAINPAEAVEEKVSLSDRFGLWLGFHVCDQDTYLAIVRGYAERYGLEAKGLDLDREANEWAVTRGSRSGRVAWQFIQDLAGRLGKKLG, from the coding sequence ATGAGCGACATCGAACTCCTGCCGCTGCTCCGGCGCATCGCCGAAGCCCTCGAGCGCCGCGCGCCGCCCAAGCCGCGGTCCGCCGCGCTGACCGAGGCCGACGCCTTCGTCTGGCACGCCGAGGGCGAACGGCTGGAAAGCGTCGCGCGGGTCAACCGGGTCGAACTGCAGCTGCTCAGGGGAATCGACCGCCAGGCGGCGCTGCTGCTCGACAACACCCGCCGCTTCGCCCAGGGGCTGCCGGCCAACAACGCGCTCCTGTGGGGCGCGCGCGGCACCGGCAAAAGCTCGCTGATCAAGGCGGTCCACGCCCAGGTCAACGACGAGAAAAAGGGCGCGCTGGCGCTGGTCGAGATTCATCGCGAGGAAATCCCGTCGCTCCCCGCCCTGCTCGCGCGCCTGCGCGACGAGACGCGGCGCTGCATCCTCTTTTGCGACGACCTGTCGTTCGATTCGGGCGATGCGTCCTACAAGTCGCTCAAGGCCGTGCTCGAAGGCGGCATCGAGGGCCGCCCGGACAACGTGATTTTTTACGCCACCTCCAACCGCCGCCACCTGATGCCGCGCGACATGATCGAGAACGAACGCTCGACCGCCATCAACCCGGCCGAGGCGGTCGAAGAGAAAGTGTCGCTGTCCGACCGCTTCGGACTATGGCTCGGCTTCCACGTCTGCGACCAGGACACCTATCTCGCCATCGTGCGCGGGTACGCCGAGCGCTACGGCCTCGAGGCCAAGGGACTCGATCTCGATCGCGAGGCGAACGAATGGGCGGTAACGCGCGGCAGCCGCTCCGGCCGTGTCGCGTGGCAGTTCATCCAGGATCTCGCCGGCCGCCTCGGCAAGAAGCTAGGCTGA
- the yajC gene encoding preprotein translocase subunit YajC, with amino-acid sequence MLISPAYAQAAGGGIGGGGLEALLPLVLIFVVFYFLLIRPQQKKMKQHREMLSAVRRGDKVVTGGGILGTVTKIVDDHELQVEIAEGVRVRVQRQTLAAVLTHPEPANQNPPPGGAGGTGPGQGGGSILSKLFGGKGN; translated from the coding sequence ATGCTGATATCACCCGCGTATGCGCAGGCGGCCGGCGGCGGCATTGGCGGCGGCGGACTCGAGGCGTTGCTGCCGCTCGTTCTCATCTTCGTCGTCTTTTATTTCCTGCTCATCCGACCGCAGCAGAAGAAGATGAAGCAGCATCGCGAAATGCTGTCGGCGGTCCGCCGCGGCGACAAGGTGGTGACCGGCGGCGGCATTCTCGGTACCGTGACCAAGATCGTCGACGACCACGAACTCCAGGTCGAAATCGCCGAAGGGGTGCGCGTGCGCGTCCAGCGCCAGACGCTGGCGGCGGTGCTGACCCATCCCGAGCCCGCCAACCAGAACCCGCCCCCGGGCGGCGCGGGCGGAACGGGCCCGGGACAAGGCGGCGGTTCCATCCTCTCCAAGCTTTTCGGCGGCAAAGGGAACTGA
- the secD gene encoding protein translocase subunit SecD, giving the protein MVNIPRWKVIVILATLILGCLAAVPSFLAPATLAALPKWLPKNTFVLGLDLQGGSHLLLEVDFATVIRERMESLVDTVRGELRKERIQYERLGATADGVSFVVRNAAEAEKARELVRKLDNDFATTAGEGGRIVMTLKPEALRQRKLATVDQSIEIVRRRIDETGVREPSIQRQGEDRIVVQLPGLDDPERMKRLLGRTAKMTFHLLDERGSVEDALAGRVPAGSQLLPGAEADRAGGRPSHYLIQKRVMVSGDTLIDSQPTFDQRTGEAVVSFRFDSNGAKRFGDVTGKNVGKPFAIVLDGKVISAPVIREPILGGSGQISGGFTIQGARDLALLLRAGALPAPLTILEERTVGPGLGADSIEAGSIAAVIGTAMVMGFMILAYGLFGVVANIALVLNLILILGAMSVLQATLTLPGIAGIVLTVGMAVDANVLIYERMREETRLGRPPLSAMDAGYARAMTTIIDSNLTTLIAAAVLYFLGSGPIRGFAVTLSLGIVTSMFTAISVARLMTVGWLRLARPKLLPI; this is encoded by the coding sequence ATGGTCAATATTCCCCGTTGGAAAGTCATCGTTATCCTGGCGACGTTGATCCTGGGCTGCCTGGCGGCGGTGCCGAGTTTTCTCGCGCCGGCGACGCTCGCGGCGCTGCCCAAGTGGCTGCCGAAGAACACGTTCGTCCTCGGCCTCGACCTGCAGGGCGGCTCGCACCTGCTGCTCGAGGTCGATTTCGCGACCGTCATCCGCGAGCGCATGGAATCGCTGGTCGATACGGTGCGCGGCGAGCTGCGCAAGGAGCGCATCCAGTACGAGCGCCTCGGCGCCACCGCCGACGGCGTTTCGTTCGTCGTGCGCAACGCCGCCGAGGCCGAAAAGGCGCGCGAGCTGGTGCGCAAGCTGGATAACGATTTCGCGACGACGGCGGGCGAGGGCGGCCGCATCGTCATGACCCTGAAGCCCGAGGCGCTGCGCCAGCGCAAGCTCGCCACCGTCGACCAGTCGATCGAAATCGTGCGCCGCCGCATCGACGAAACCGGCGTGCGCGAGCCGTCGATCCAGCGCCAGGGCGAGGACCGCATCGTCGTGCAGCTGCCGGGCCTGGACGATCCGGAACGGATGAAGCGGCTGCTGGGGCGCACCGCCAAGATGACCTTCCACCTGCTCGACGAGCGCGGCAGCGTCGAGGACGCGCTCGCGGGCCGCGTGCCGGCGGGCTCGCAACTGCTGCCCGGAGCCGAGGCCGACCGCGCCGGCGGCCGCCCGAGTCACTATTTGATCCAAAAGCGCGTCATGGTCAGCGGCGACACCCTGATCGACTCGCAGCCGACCTTCGATCAGCGCACCGGCGAGGCGGTTGTCAGTTTCCGGTTCGATTCGAACGGCGCCAAGCGCTTCGGCGACGTGACCGGCAAGAACGTCGGCAAGCCGTTCGCCATCGTGCTCGACGGCAAGGTCATCAGCGCGCCGGTCATTCGCGAGCCGATCTTGGGTGGATCGGGTCAGATCAGCGGCGGCTTCACCATCCAGGGCGCGCGCGACCTCGCGCTGCTGCTGCGCGCGGGCGCGCTTCCGGCGCCGCTCACCATCCTCGAGGAGCGCACGGTCGGGCCCGGCCTCGGCGCCGATTCGATCGAGGCCGGCAGCATCGCCGCCGTCATCGGCACGGCGATGGTGATGGGATTCATGATCCTGGCCTACGGCCTGTTCGGGGTCGTCGCCAACATCGCCCTGGTTCTCAATTTGATATTGATCCTCGGCGCCATGTCGGTGCTGCAGGCGACGCTGACGCTGCCCGGCATCGCCGGCATCGTGCTGACCGTCGGCATGGCGGTCGACGCCAACGTGCTGATCTACGAGCGCATGCGCGAGGAAACGCGCCTCGGCCGGCCGCCGTTGTCGGCCATGGACGCGGGCTACGCGCGCGCCATGACCACCATCATCGACTCCAATCTCACCACCCTGATCGCGGCGGCGGTGCTCTACTTCCTCGGTTCGGGTCCGATCCGCGGTTTCGCGGTGACGCTCTCGCTCGGCATCGTGACCTCCATGTTCACGGCCATTTCGGTCGCGCGGCTGATGACGGTGGGCTGGCTCCGGCTCGCGCGGCCCAAGTTGTTGCCGATCTGA
- the secF gene encoding protein translocase subunit SecF translates to MFRGIIWIPPDTRFPFIRLRFYFFAISGFLMLATVALMATRGLNYGIDFTGGIMIEARFQGPVDVAATRAKVDSLNLGGTEIQGFGGPNEVLIRLPRQEGDEKAQSAAVEKVKAILGPGVEYRRVETVGPKVGAELLRESIVAVIVSLGGILVYIWFRFEWKWGAAAIAALFHDVISTIGVFSLSGLEFNLSTVAALLTIAGYSINDTVVILDRVRENLRKFKTMPLPELFDRSINETLSRTINTSGTVFLTVLALFAFGGPVIRDFSFALLWGVIVGSFSTICVALPMLLYMNIDRGAHDAPAKETAPKAP, encoded by the coding sequence ATGTTCCGCGGCATCATCTGGATTCCCCCCGACACCCGTTTTCCGTTCATCCGGCTGCGATTCTATTTTTTCGCGATTTCCGGATTTTTGATGCTGGCGACCGTGGCGCTGATGGCGACGCGCGGGCTCAACTACGGCATCGATTTCACCGGCGGCATCATGATCGAAGCGCGATTCCAGGGGCCGGTCGACGTGGCGGCGACCCGCGCCAAGGTCGATTCGCTCAACCTCGGCGGCACCGAGATCCAGGGTTTCGGCGGCCCGAACGAGGTGCTGATCCGGCTGCCCCGCCAGGAGGGCGACGAAAAGGCGCAAAGCGCGGCGGTGGAGAAGGTCAAGGCCATCCTCGGTCCCGGCGTCGAATACCGCCGGGTCGAGACGGTGGGGCCCAAGGTCGGCGCCGAACTGCTGCGCGAGAGCATCGTCGCCGTGATCGTCTCGCTCGGCGGCATCCTGGTCTACATCTGGTTCCGGTTCGAATGGAAATGGGGCGCGGCCGCCATCGCCGCGCTGTTCCACGACGTGATTTCGACCATCGGGGTGTTCTCGCTCTCCGGACTCGAATTCAACTTGTCGACGGTGGCGGCGCTGCTCACCATCGCCGGCTATTCGATCAACGACACGGTGGTGATCCTCGACCGGGTGCGCGAGAACCTGCGCAAGTTCAAGACCATGCCGCTGCCCGAGTTGTTCGACCGCAGCATCAACGAGACGCTGTCGCGCACCATCAACACCTCGGGCACCGTGTTCCTGACCGTGCTCGCCCTGTTCGCCTTCGGCGGTCCGGTGATCCGCGATTTCAGCTTCGCGCTGCTGTGGGGCGTGATCGTCGGCAGCTTTTCGACCATCTGCGTCGCGCTGCCGATGCTGCTTTATATGAACATCGATCGCGGCGCGCATGACGCGCCCGCGAAGGAGACGGCGCCGAAGGCGCCGTGA